From one Ignavibacteria bacterium genomic stretch:
- a CDS encoding TonB-dependent receptor gives MLNPRCAATCLYALLCSFCTLSAAGPDSLAHRSLADSLRSVQADQIVVTGTRNNVRLKDSPVRVEIIGEEQIRATAMVNMADLLKEQNGLLMQGNVRTGVQMNGLGPDYTLILIDGQPVIGRVAGIIDLTRLSVGNIERVEVVKGPLSSMYGSEALAGVINIITKRPDDGFTGSVHTQYVSKGPAEVRLEGGWGSPNTEIGGFVNVRKSAEFQTVMDTLTIPYAGFSDATAQLKMQHKISRNWLVKGWGRYFTSASEGDFIESVQGQISKNSGSVQQSDLSTTVGVEYTKNAARLQLTAYASDYEELYNFDVDQGAAGKIDNMTRRIARLYAQYDLIMGEADRLTAGGEFIYDDISGTRYIPDTAANTNPLMYRTWVGFAQWEGLPTDWISYVLSARFDGNSVYGAALSPRFSMLWKPHSHFRFTGSVGTGFKAPDFRQLFVSFSNRLPGAGYDLIGAELLGVELQPERSISYDLGIRYDDGLAELSDLAVLAYNADIRLFRNDLENLIEYYPYGIVDERSVYSYRNLSKVTTQGIEANIHLAFSNLELGTITLSSGYQFLDAYDDEVVNAIRNGTAGTIAHKLTLNEYGGLWNRSKHSGSVRLQYDSPGKLWSANIRAQFVGGYGDESLDKNGIVMSNPPRKVLDRPDEYVKGYTVLNVAVTHTVLLGQTRLMLGAGMNNALNVLNPMLIPGLVGTQFYVQASLHL, from the coding sequence ATGCTCAACCCACGCTGTGCCGCAACTTGTCTGTATGCACTCCTTTGTTCATTCTGCACCCTCTCCGCCGCCGGACCGGACTCCCTGGCACATCGCTCCCTGGCTGACAGCCTGCGCTCCGTTCAGGCAGATCAGATTGTTGTTACAGGAACACGGAACAATGTGCGACTGAAGGATTCTCCGGTGCGTGTTGAGATCATTGGTGAAGAACAAATCAGAGCAACGGCAATGGTAAACATGGCCGACCTCTTAAAAGAGCAGAATGGCCTGCTGATGCAGGGCAACGTACGCACCGGCGTGCAGATGAACGGTCTGGGCCCGGACTATACCCTGATCTTAATCGATGGTCAGCCGGTAATTGGCAGAGTTGCAGGGATCATCGATCTTACGCGGCTCTCGGTAGGCAATATCGAGAGAGTTGAAGTCGTGAAAGGCCCCCTCTCAAGTATGTACGGCAGTGAAGCTCTTGCAGGCGTAATCAACATTATTACAAAACGTCCTGACGACGGTTTCACCGGTTCCGTGCATACGCAGTATGTTTCCAAAGGCCCGGCAGAAGTCAGACTGGAAGGCGGCTGGGGCAGCCCCAATACTGAAATCGGTGGTTTTGTTAACGTTCGGAAATCGGCGGAGTTCCAAACAGTAATGGATACCCTGACCATTCCGTATGCAGGCTTTAGCGATGCAACGGCACAACTGAAGATGCAGCACAAGATTAGCAGGAACTGGCTTGTTAAGGGGTGGGGACGCTACTTTACATCGGCCTCTGAAGGCGACTTTATCGAGAGCGTGCAGGGTCAGATTTCCAAGAATAGCGGCAGCGTGCAACAGTCAGATCTTAGCACAACCGTAGGCGTGGAATACACAAAGAATGCAGCACGGTTACAGCTTACTGCCTATGCTTCCGATTATGAAGAACTTTATAATTTTGACGTTGATCAGGGTGCCGCAGGTAAAATAGATAACATGACCCGGCGTATTGCCCGGCTGTATGCACAGTATGATTTAATCATGGGAGAGGCCGACAGACTAACTGCGGGTGGCGAGTTTATTTACGACGATATTTCAGGAACACGATACATCCCCGATACCGCCGCAAATACCAACCCGCTGATGTATCGCACCTGGGTTGGCTTTGCCCAGTGGGAAGGGTTGCCTACTGACTGGATATCGTATGTGCTTAGTGCCCGTTTTGACGGTAATAGTGTTTACGGTGCGGCTCTGAGCCCCAGGTTCTCAATGCTCTGGAAGCCACACAGCCACTTCCGATTTACCGGATCGGTGGGAACAGGCTTTAAGGCACCTGATTTCCGACAGTTGTTTGTGTCGTTCTCCAACAGGCTGCCGGGTGCGGGCTACGACCTTATCGGCGCCGAATTGCTTGGCGTTGAACTTCAGCCGGAGCGCAGTATATCGTACGACCTTGGGATCCGGTACGATGACGGTTTAGCCGAACTCTCTGACCTTGCCGTTCTTGCTTATAATGCCGATATCAGGTTATTCAGAAACGACCTTGAAAATCTGATCGAATACTACCCGTACGGGATTGTTGACGAGCGCAGCGTGTACAGTTACCGCAACCTGTCAAAAGTTACTACCCAGGGCATTGAAGCAAATATCCACCTTGCATTTTCCAACCTTGAGCTTGGCACCATAACCCTGAGTTCCGGCTATCAGTTTCTGGATGCCTACGATGATGAAGTAGTAAATGCAATTAGGAACGGTACAGCCGGCACAATTGCCCATAAGCTAACGCTTAACGAATACGGCGGACTCTGGAACCGGTCAAAGCACAGTGGCTCCGTTCGCCTGCAATACGATTCTCCCGGCAAATTATGGAGTGCCAATATTCGGGCACAATTTGTAGGGGGCTATGGCGATGAATCCCTCGATAAAAACGGCATCGTGATGAGCAATCCGCCGAGGAAGGTACTGGATCGTCCGGACGAATATGTTAAGGGATATACCGTGCTGAATGTCGCAGTAACACATACAGTACTCCTGGGACAAACGCGGCTGATGCTTGGTGCCGGTATGAATAATGCGTTAAACGTCCTGAACCCAATGCTGATCCCCGGGCTGGTAGGAACGCAGTTCTATGTGCAGGCATCTCTGCACTTGTAA
- the paaJ gene encoding phenylacetate-CoA oxygenase subunit PaaJ, with protein sequence MTKEDVLEALQAVKDPEIPTISVVDMGIVTNVSVDGDAIAVTMTPTFVGCPAIDVMRSDIEEVCKGLGFARVSVQVTFDKPWSSNCINARGRQGLLKHGLAPPAEHSGSLGPELEELNHIPCPVCGSSDTKLVSPFGPTLCRSIHKCNSCKETFEAFKPA encoded by the coding sequence ATGACGAAGGAGGACGTGCTTGAAGCACTGCAGGCAGTAAAAGATCCTGAAATTCCTACCATAAGCGTCGTTGACATGGGCATTGTAACCAATGTTAGTGTTGACGGTGACGCGATTGCCGTAACGATGACACCAACGTTTGTGGGGTGTCCGGCTATCGACGTGATGCGCTCCGACATCGAGGAAGTCTGTAAGGGGCTTGGGTTTGCCCGGGTCAGCGTCCAGGTTACGTTTGACAAACCGTGGTCATCTAACTGCATCAATGCCCGTGGCAGACAGGGGTTACTCAAGCATGGCCTGGCGCCACCTGCAGAACACAGTGGTAGTTTAGGGCCGGAACTGGAAGAACTAAACCATATCCCGTGCCCGGTTTGCGGCAGCTCCGATACAAAGCTGGTGTCGCCTTTCGGTCCTACCCTCTGCAGAAGCATTCACAAATGCAACAGCTGCAAGGAAACATTCGAGGCATTCAAGCCTGCATAG
- the paaC gene encoding phenylacetate-CoA oxygenase subunit PaaC, which produces MNTDVVSKLLLRIADDELIIAHRHSEWTGLGPILEEDVAFSSIAQDKLGHAQALYALNHELCGGPAPDQAAFHRSPEEFLCCQFVELPNGEYDFSLMRHFLFDAAEFLRFENLRNSSLEPLAKLAVKIHSELKYHLYHGKTWVTQLSGNGTAESKARMQEALNYAWPYALGMFEGGDHDVPIKSGKLSVPESELQKLWLDFVVPVLTEAGLTIPADAKPVYGGRQGKHSEYLAPLLEEMTEVVRIDPEAEW; this is translated from the coding sequence ATGAATACCGACGTTGTAAGTAAACTACTGTTACGCATTGCCGACGATGAGCTCATCATTGCCCATCGTCACAGTGAGTGGACCGGGCTTGGTCCGATTCTGGAAGAAGATGTTGCGTTTTCGTCAATCGCGCAAGACAAGCTTGGCCATGCTCAGGCCCTGTATGCCCTGAATCATGAGCTTTGTGGTGGCCCGGCACCCGATCAGGCTGCTTTTCACCGCAGTCCTGAGGAATTCCTCTGCTGTCAGTTCGTAGAGTTGCCAAATGGAGAATATGACTTTAGTTTGATGCGTCACTTTTTATTTGATGCCGCCGAATTTCTCCGGTTTGAAAACCTGCGTAACAGCTCGCTGGAGCCGTTAGCGAAGTTAGCCGTGAAAATCCACAGCGAGCTGAAGTATCACCTGTATCACGGTAAAACGTGGGTTACACAACTCTCCGGTAATGGTACGGCAGAAAGTAAGGCAAGGATGCAGGAAGCGCTGAACTATGCCTGGCCGTATGCTCTGGGAATGTTCGAAGGTGGAGACCACGATGTCCCGATTAAGTCCGGCAAACTATCAGTTCCGGAATCTGAGTTGCAGAAGCTGTGGCTTGATTTCGTGGTGCCGGTGCTCACTGAAGCCGGCTTAACCATACCGGCAGATGCTAAACCTGTTTATGGTGGACGCCAAGGCAAGCATAGCGAATATCTTGCACCGTTGCTGGAAGAGATGACGGAGGTTGTTCGCATCGATCCGGAAGCGGAGTGGTAA